In the genome of Streptomyces sp. NBC_00433, the window ATGCCGTCGACCTCGCCCGCCGCATCGCGGTGGACGACGAAGAAGGACTCCTTGTATCCGAAGGAGGGCAGGACGATCGCGCCGGTGGCGCGCTTCCACCAGCGGTCGTCGCGGCTGATGGCGCCGGGCGTACGGGCGCGGACCCGCTCGTGCAGCGCCGGGCCGAGTTCGCGCACCTCGGCGGCGGTGACCAGCCCGACGGTGCCCTCGGCGGGATCGGGTCCCGCGTGCCGGCGGTCGAGGGCCGCCCTGGGCACGTCGACCTCCCATTCGGTGACCCAGGTGGCCGGGCCGAAGCCGTACCGCCCGTAGATCGGGTATTCGGCGGCGATCAGGATCGACACGGCCTCGCCGCGCTCCTTGGCCGCCGCGAGGTCGGCGGCCATCATGCGGGTGGCCAGGCCCCGGCGGCGGTGGGTGGCGGTCACGGTGACGTTCGTGACGGCGGAGGCGGGCACCGAGCCGCCGCCCGGCACGGTCAGGTCACGGGGCATGCTGCGGAAGGTCGCCACGCACCGGTCCCCGTCGAAGGCGCCGCGGGTGCGGTCCAGGTCGTAGGCGGGCCGCGAGAGCGCGACCTCATCGGGGCCGGCGACCTGCGACCGGTGGAAGCCGGTGTGCACCGCCCGCACCCATGCGCCGACCTCGGACTCGGTGATCGTGCGTATCTCAAGACCCATATCCGCACGTTACGCAGCCGCGCCCGCGCCCCGCATCCGGTTAACGGGCGCCGCCCCGAGGGACGCTCAGTCGTCCGCGAGCAGGTCGTCGATGTGGGCCTCGCCCTCGCGGTAGCGGCGGGTGATCTCGGCCGAGCAGTCGTCGACGCTCTGCTGGAGGCGCTGCCTGCGGCCGGAGACCTGCTGCTCGTGGCGGGCCAGCCGGCCCATCGCGGCGTGCAGCTCGGGGTCGGTGCGGGCGTCGAGGTCGGACAGCTCGACCTCGGCGAGCATGTCGGCGGCGAGCCGCTGCACTCGCGGGCTCAGCGGGGTGCCCAGCGTGACGTGCCGGGCGGAGCGGACCCGGGACGGGCCGTCGGCGAGGATCTCCGGGAGCCGGTCGAGCACCGGCCCCTCCGGGCCGCCGGGCGCGCCCTCGGCAGACGCCGAGGCGCCGGCCCTGCGGCTC includes:
- a CDS encoding GNAT family N-acetyltransferase codes for the protein MGLEIRTITESEVGAWVRAVHTGFHRSQVAGPDEVALSRPAYDLDRTRGAFDGDRCVATFRSMPRDLTVPGGGSVPASAVTNVTVTATHRRRGLATRMMAADLAAAKERGEAVSILIAAEYPIYGRYGFGPATWVTEWEVDVPRAALDRRHAGPDPAEGTVGLVTAAEVRELGPALHERVRARTPGAISRDDRWWKRATGAIVLPSFGYKESFFVVHRDAAGEVDGMAAYQVNDPDWPGKLPNADAEVLWLIAATPAADAALWRYLLSLDWVVRLKSGHRPPDDILPLLLGDPRAARTETHADYMWLRLLDIPAALSARGYAPLTADLVLDVHDPAGLAGGTFRLETAPGAAPRCTPAPSAAPDLALDAATLARLYLGDESALRLAALGLVAEHRPEAAATADVLFRTPRRPWCPEVF